One genomic region from Gopherus flavomarginatus isolate rGopFla2 chromosome 20, rGopFla2.mat.asm, whole genome shotgun sequence encodes:
- the ENSA gene encoding alpha-endosulfine isoform X5 — translation MLMRWIHVNNNSMLKQQNLISATHLDTQEKEAVVPERAEEAKLKAKYPNLGQKPGGSDFLMKRLQKGQKYFDSGDYNMAKAKMKNKQLPTTGPDNNLVTGDHIPTPQDLPPRKSSLVTSKLAG, via the exons ATGTTGATGCGTTGGATACATGTGAACAACAACTCCATGTTGAAGCAGCAGAACTTGATCTCTGCGACCCACTTG GATACGCAGGAGAAGGAAGCAGTTGTCCCTGAGAGAGCAGAAGAAGCAAAACTAAAGGCCAAATATCCTAATTTAGGACAGAAGCCAGGAGGGTCAGACTTCCTAATGAAAAGACTGCAGAAAGGG CAAAAGTATTTTGACTCGGGTGACTACAATATGGCCAAGGCAAAGATGAAGAACAAGCAGTTGCCAACCACCGGGCCTGACAATAACTTGGTGACAGGAGACCATATCCCGACACCACAAGATCTTCCACCGAGAAAGTCATCACTTGTAACCAGCAAGCTGGCAGGGTAA